In the Buchnera aphidicola (Thelaxes suberi) genome, AAATTTTATTCTTATTTTTTAACATGATTTGATTATTATATATTGTAATATTGTTTTTGATTTATAAATAAATAATATATTATTACAAATAATTGTAATAATATATTTATATATAAACAACAAAATCATTTTTAGTTATTTAATTATTTATTTAAAATTATACGTTACTTATTTTTTTTGTATAACATTGTATGATTATTACTAAAACATTTAATTTTGTTGTAATAATACTATTTTTATTTTATTTTAAACTGAAGTACGAAATATTTCTTGATATGCATCTAATACTTTTTGTTTAATAGTATTAATGATGCTAAGAGATAAAGATGTTTTTTCTAATTCTATAAAAAGATGACTTAAATACAATTCATGTTGTAAAATTGCTGTATTTTTTTTTTCTAATTTTTTAATTTTATTTATAGTTTTTTTATTATTTACCTTATTATTTATTTTTTTTATATTTTGTTGATCTAAAGATTCTTTTTTAATAAAATCCAATTTTTTTTGAAAATCAATAAAATTATTTGAGTATTCATGAATTTTTTTTTTTGAATTTTGTGTAAATTTATTTAAATTATTTTTAATATTTATAGTATTATTACTATGATTATAAATATGATTGTTTGAAAATTTTTGTATCATATCCAATATCTCCATGTTGATTATTCAATTAATGATTAATTATTTAGGATACTTATAGTTAGTTGAACAGTTTAAATATTTTGCAAAATAAAATTGTTATGAATAAGTGCTTAATGTACATTATAAAATTTTTTATTTTTATAACTATCTAGTTATTTTACTAGTATGATACAAAAATTTTTTAAAATAAATTAATATTTTAATATCAATAAATATTTTTAATTATTGATCTATGTTCTATTATTAGGATGTTTTTTATGAATATAAAAAATATATATGATTTAAATAGTATAAATCAAAAGATTTTTGAAAAAATTAATTTTTTATTTAAAAATCAATCACAATTATTTATTACGACACTTGCTTTTTTTTTATCAATATTGTTGCTATTTTTTATTTGGATTTTCAAACATGACTATCGATTATTATATAAAAATGTTTTTTATTCAAAAATAAATGATATTGTTTCGATTTTAGATGAACAATCTATTCCATATCAATTTAACGCTCAACAAAAAGATTTGTTTGTTCCTAATCATCAATTAATAAAAGCTATAGCTTTTACTTATTCGTTAAATCAAGATATAGACGAAACAAAAGGCTTTGAATTGTTAGATAATGAAAAGTTTGGATTAAGTTCTTTTCATGAATATATTAATTATCAGAGAGCATTAGCGGGTGAATTAAAAAAAACTATTCAATCTTTAAATCATATTAAAAGGGTTAAAATACATTTAAGTATTCCTGATAATACTTTTTTTTTTTAGAAGATAAAGCAAAAAGTTCAGCTGTAGTATGTTTAGAACTAGAACAAGATGCCGTGATGTCACCGGAACAAGTAAGATCAATTCAATATATTGTATCTAGTAGTGTTTTAGATTTACAGCCAAATAATGTCTATGTTGTAGATAATGATGGAATTACTCTTAGTGAAGTACATGACGATATTTATAATAATGAAAATATGTACTTAAGATATTCAAAAAAAATAGAGAGTGAAGTAAAACAAAAAATAGAAAATATTTTAGATCCTTTATTTGGTAAAAAAAATTTTAAAGTAGTAGTAATAGCGGATACTGTTTCTAATATTAAAAATAATATAAAAAATAATTACTTTAATATTAATAAAAAAAATACATCAGTCCCTGTAGAATTAGTTAGTAACGCTAAAAATAAAAAACAACAACCTCAAAATATTTTAGATTTATTTCAAGGTAATAGTGTTGTAAATCAAATTTCTTCGTTAAATTTACCTATCGATAAAAAAAATAATCATCATATAACATATCAAAATAGTTTATTTCACAATAATAATATTAATAAAAATAATGAATTTAATGTATTCAATGTTTCTCATAAAAAAGATAACATTACTATTAATAATATGATGAAAAAAAACAATTTTAATAATAGTTTATCGTATGCAAATATCAATCAAAATAATATAAAAAAAATTTCTGTTATTGTTATGATTAATTCTAATTTTTTTAATAAAGACGACAAAAACAGTAAACATTACATTAGTTCAGATAAAATAAAAATGTTAGTTCAGCAAGCTATAGGTTTTTCTAAAAAAAGAAGTGATTCAATTAGTATTCAATATGTTCCTTTTGTGCTTTCTTCTACTACTATTAAAAATAGTATCGTACATAATACTAATCATCATCATAGTCTATATACATTTTTTACATTAATGGTATATTTATCATTAATAATAATTGGTTTATTAATTATAAAATTATTATTTTTTTCAAATTCAAAATTAGTAAATGATAGTATTAACGCAAGTATTAAAGAACCTATCAATAACGTAAAAAAAGATAAAGTTAATAAACAATCAAATAGCATAAGAGATAATTATTTAAATGTAACAAATATTGTTTCATCAAAAAATAATGATTCAAATGCTATGACAAATATGATTCGTAAATGGATAAATAAAAAAAATGAATCTTAATGGTTTTGAAAAAAGCGTGTATTTACTTTTATCAATGAATATTGAGCAAAGTATTGAAGTCGTACAGAATTTAACAACAGAAGAGAAAAAAGAAATAGTACAATATAGTTTAAATATGAAAGATATAAACTATTCTAAGTTAAAAGATATTTTTTCTCATGAAAAAGAATTATTAAATGAAATAAATTTGTTTATTAATAAAAAGAAGAATCAAGAATTACATGTATCTAATATTCACAGTAATGATACTAATAAAATAATCAATACTGTTACGGAAATAGATTATAAAAAAAAATTTGAAGAAAATATAAAAATATTTCATACGATTAAACTAGAAGATTTATTTAATTTAATTAAAAAAGAACCTTTACAGGTTATTTTTATTATTTTAATACATTTAGATCGTAATGTAGCATCAGAGTTGGTGAATTTATTTTCTTTAGAAAAAAAATCAGATTTAATAATTCAAATTTTTGAATATACAGAAACAATAACACAAGATAAGTATAAAAAATACAACGAAATTATTCAATACTTAATAAATCGCTATTATTTTATAATAAGTGATCAAAACAAGATACAAAACATTTTAAAAATTACAGAGTTGTTGGATAACAATGATAAGAAAAAAATATTAATTAAAATAAAAGAAAAAAAAATAGATATAGCTAAAAAATTAGCACCTTTTTTATTGAGTTTTGATAATTTATTTAGTTTAGAAGAAAAATTTATTATTCAAATAATAAAAAATATAACAATAAAAACTTTGTATATATCTTTATATGATCAAAGTAGAGAACTAAAAGAAAAAATAATTAAATATATGTCTAAAAAACAATTGTTAGAATTTAATCATGAAAAAAACAAAAAAATTTTTTATACTCATGCACTTATTAATCAAAGTAAAAATAAGATTTTAAAACAAATACAAAACATCTTCATATCTAATGACATTAAAATTTATTAATTTGGAGAAATAAATAATGATTGATAAGGTTAATAAAAAATGGAAAAAATGGAATCCCACAGAAATTTATCAAAAAAAGAATATTGATTTTTATCACGAAGATAAAGTTAATACATTAAAAAATATTTTTTCAAAAAAATATATTAGTAAAATCGATTATAATAGTAAAAATGATAGTTTTTTTAATAAAAAAAAAAATAATCAGAATGTTGATCAGTTTCAATTAGGTTTAAAAAAAGGAAAAAGTATAGGTTTTGCACAAGGATTTGAAAAAGGTATAGCACAATCATCTCAATTAGAAAAAAAAATATATAAAAAGATAGATAAAATTTTTTTTGAATTTCAACAAGCTTTAAATGATTTAGATTCAGTTTTTTCTGATCATTTATTAAATTTATCTTTAGTTGTATTACGAGATATTATTGGGATTTCATCAATTGATAACCGAGAATTTTTATTTAATAAAATAAAAAAAATTATTTATCGTGATTTTACGACTGCTTTAAATAAAACAATTTTATTTCATCCAGAAAATAAACATATAATTGAAAAAAGATTTAAAAATTTAATAAAATTATACAATTGGAATATTGCATACAATAATAGTATTCCTAATGAAGGATGTAAAATAATTACAAATTTAGGAAGTTATGATGAAACATTAACTGGATTATGGAAGGAATTATATCGGATTGCTAAATCTGAGGAACAATAAATGAATTCAAGATTAAATAATTGGTTAAAAAAAACGCGTATTTTTGAAAAAAAAATTAAAAATTTTTCTAATTTAGTGCGGTATGGTTATTTAACTAGTTATGTTGGGTCTATTCTAGAAATACAGGGTATTTTTTTTCCTATTGGAACGCAATGTATGGTAGAAGTAAAAAATTGTTATAAAGAAGTAATCTACGTTAGTGCAGAGATAGTAGGTTTTAAAAAAAATAAGATGTTTGCAACATTGCTCAAAGAATCTTCTGGATTATTTTATGGAGCACGTGTTTATCCTAAATGTACAACTAATGTTTACCATCTTTCGGGAAAATTTTTACCAGTAGGGTTTAATTTATTAGGAAGAATAATTGATTGTTTTGGAAATCCATTAGATGGAAAAAATAAACCTACAACAGAATGTTTAGTAGATATTAATCAATTTAATATTATTAATCCTTTGAAAAGATCTCCAATTAATAGTATTTTAGATACAGGTATTCGAGCAATTAATGCATTATTGACTATTGGAAAAGGGCAAAGAATGGGATTGTTTGCTGGATCTGGTGTTGGAAAAAGCGTTTTATTAGGTATGATGTCTAAATTTACTAATTCGGATATAATTATAGTTGGTTTAATTGGTGAACGAAGTAGAGAAGTTCAAGAATTTGTTTATGATATATTAAATAGTATTGGAATTCATCGAGTTATTGTCATTGTTGCTCCAGCAAGTACTTCTTCTATATTAAGAATACAAGCTGCTTTATATGCTATACGAACAGCAGAATATTTTAGAGATAATGGGAAAGATGTACTATTGATTATAGATTCTTTAACTAGATTTGCTATGGCGCATCGTGAAATAGCTTTATCTTTAGGAGAAATACCTTCTTCTAAAGGTTATCCACCTTCTGTTTTATCTAAAATTTTATTTTTTATAGAAAGATGTGGTACTGGAAGAAAAGAAAAAAAAGGTAGTATTAGTGCTTTTTATACAATATTAACTGAAGAAGATGGTATAACGGATCCTGTAGCAGATACAGCTAGATCTATTTTAGATGGACATATTATACTATCACGTAATTATGCAGAATCTGGTCATTATCCAGCAATAGATATTGAAAAATCTATTAGTAGAACTATGTCAATGTTAGTGGACAAAGATTACTTTAATAAAGTATGTTATATCAAACAGTTAATATCTTCATATCATAGAAATAAAGATTTAATTAATATTGGCGCTTATATGCAAGGTAATGATAAGATTTTAGATCAAGCTATAAAATTATGGCCATTGTTATCAAAATTTTTGCAACAAACAATGTTTGAACATTTTTCATATGAATATTCTTGTCAAAGTTTATTAAAAATAATAGTATAGTTTTATTTCTATTGTTAATTAGATATTATTATAAGGATACAATTTTATAAAAAAACAACATTTAGTTCTACTTAATTTAATAGATGATAAAAAATTTTTAATTATTATCAATCAATTAAATAAATATTTAATACGAAATAAAAAGAATCATAATTATTTAAAAAGTTTAATAAAATACCAAAATGAGTATAATAATATTCTATTTATAAAAAAAAAAATGGGTTTAAATGCATATCAGTTGCATAGCTACAATGATTTTATATCAATGCTAGAAAACAATATTTTTATATATAAAAAAAAAGAAATTGAATATGTAAAAAAAATAAATTTTTATATAAAAAAGTGTCTAGAACATAAAATAAATAAAATGACTTGGAATTTATTATTAAATAAAATAAAAAAAATAAATTTAATACGAAAAGAAGTGCAAGAGCAAGAAAATTTAGATGAAATGATACAAATTTTTCAATTTAAAGATAAAAAAAATTAATATGTTATTTTTTTTAAATTAAATTTGTATTCTTTTTTATATAAGATTAAAAATAATTTAATAATGTAAAATATATTATGAAAATATCTAATAATTCATCAAAAAATAATAAAGTAATTGATATAAATACTCAAACAAATAATCAATACAATTTATTGAAAAATAAGTTAGATTTTAATAAATCGATTTTAGATATATTAAAATCTAATCAAATGTTATATAGTTCAAAAAAAAATTTTATTCATTATATGAATAAAAAGAAAAAAAACAATGTTGAAAATGCTAATATTAAAAGTAAAGAAATATTAAAAAAAATAGAAAACAAAAAAATAATTAGTACAGCAACAAACAATACAAGTAAATTTGTTGTAAAGCAAAATATAACAACAAATTATAATAAT is a window encoding:
- a CDS encoding flagellar hook-basal body complex protein FliE, whose translation is MIQKFSNNHIYNHSNNTINIKNNLNKFTQNSKKKIHEYSNNFIDFQKKLDFIKKESLDQQNIKKINNKVNNKKTINKIKKLEKKNTAILQHELYLSHLFIELEKTSLSLSIINTIKQKVLDAYQEIFRTSV
- a CDS encoding flagellar M-ring protein FliF C-terminal domain-containing protein; this encodes MMSPEQVRSIQYIVSSSVLDLQPNNVYVVDNDGITLSEVHDDIYNNENMYLRYSKKIESEVKQKIENILDPLFGKKNFKVVVIADTVSNIKNNIKNNYFNINKKNTSVPVELVSNAKNKKQQPQNILDLFQGNSVVNQISSLNLPIDKKNNHHITYQNSLFHNNNINKNNEFNVFNVSHKKDNITINNMMKKNNFNNSLSYANINQNNIKKISVIVMINSNFFNKDDKNSKHYISSDKIKMLVQQAIGFSKKRSDSISIQYVPFVLSSTTIKNSIVHNTNHHHSLYTFFTLMVYLSLIIIGLLIIKLLFFSNSKLVNDSINASIKEPINNVKKDKVNKQSNSIRDNYLNVTNIVSSKNNDSNAMTNMIRKWINKKNES
- a CDS encoding FliG C-terminal domain-containing protein, yielding MNLNGFEKSVYLLLSMNIEQSIEVVQNLTTEEKKEIVQYSLNMKDINYSKLKDIFSHEKELLNEINLFINKKKNQELHVSNIHSNDTNKIINTVTEIDYKKKFEENIKIFHTIKLEDLFNLIKKEPLQVIFIILIHLDRNVASELVNLFSLEKKSDLIIQIFEYTETITQDKYKKYNEIIQYLINRYYFIISDQNKIQNILKITELLDNNDKKKILIKIKEKKIDIAKKLAPFLLSFDNLFSLEEKFIIQIIKNITIKTLYISLYDQSRELKEKIIKYMSKKQLLEFNHEKNKKIFYTHALINQSKNKILKQIQNIFISNDIKIY
- a CDS encoding FliH/SctL family protein; amino-acid sequence: MIDKVNKKWKKWNPTEIYQKKNIDFYHEDKVNTLKNIFSKKYISKIDYNSKNDSFFNKKKNNQNVDQFQLGLKKGKSIGFAQGFEKGIAQSSQLEKKIYKKIDKIFFEFQQALNDLDSVFSDHLLNLSLVVLRDIIGISSIDNREFLFNKIKKIIYRDFTTALNKTILFHPENKHIIEKRFKNLIKLYNWNIAYNNSIPNEGCKIITNLGSYDETLTGLWKELYRIAKSEEQ
- a CDS encoding FliI/YscN family ATPase, with amino-acid sequence MNSRLNNWLKKTRIFEKKIKNFSNLVRYGYLTSYVGSILEIQGIFFPIGTQCMVEVKNCYKEVIYVSAEIVGFKKNKMFATLLKESSGLFYGARVYPKCTTNVYHLSGKFLPVGFNLLGRIIDCFGNPLDGKNKPTTECLVDINQFNIINPLKRSPINSILDTGIRAINALLTIGKGQRMGLFAGSGVGKSVLLGMMSKFTNSDIIIVGLIGERSREVQEFVYDILNSIGIHRVIVIVAPASTSSILRIQAALYAIRTAEYFRDNGKDVLLIIDSLTRFAMAHREIALSLGEIPSSKGYPPSVLSKILFFIERCGTGRKEKKGSISAFYTILTEEDGITDPVADTARSILDGHIILSRNYAESGHYPAIDIEKSISRTMSMLVDKDYFNKVCYIKQLISSYHRNKDLINIGAYMQGNDKILDQAIKLWPLLSKFLQQTMFEHFSYEYSCQSLLKIIV